A stretch of the Hypomesus transpacificus isolate Combined female chromosome 12, fHypTra1, whole genome shotgun sequence genome encodes the following:
- the slc5a7a gene encoding high-affinity choline transporter 1 has product MTIHVEGLVAIAIFYLLILVVGIWAAWKNKHSGEAEGTDRSETIMVGGRDIGLFVGGFTMTATWVGGGYINGTAEYVYLPGYGLAWAQAPFGYALSLVVGGLFFAKPMRSRGYVTMLDPFQQIYGKRMGGLLFIPALMGEIFWSAAILSALGATLSVIVDINIKMSVVISALIAIFYTLVGGLYSVAYTDVVQLFCIFLGLWISVPFALTNPAVSDIGITAVTQIYQAPWRGSVAKEDTWVWIDNFCLLMLGGIPWQVYFQRVLSASSATYAQVLSFLAAFGCLVMAVPSVLIGAIGASTDWNQTSYGPVSPKEKDEADMILPIVLQHLCPPFVSFFGLGAVSAAVMSSADSSILSASSMFARNIYQMAFRQSASDKEIVWVMRITIFVFGGLATVMALLTGTVYGLWYLSSDLVYVIIFPQLLSVLFVKGTNTYGSVAAYLFGMVLRIGGGEPYLRLPPFIYYPGWVVEERVHHLTGLVEKVVVQKFPYKTVSMVASFLGNVAFSHLAKYLFESGKLSHKYDFLDAVVSKDSGEIMDKTTLVTRSNNIVLSELASVKPRLSVTLASTFTRRDTLPTAIEDEEDSSPDSPDHKLD; this is encoded by the exons ATGACCATCCATGTTGAGGGACTGGTAGCGATCGCTATCTTTTATCTACTTATTCTCGTTGTGGGAATCTGGGCGGCATGGAAGAACAAACACTCAGGAGAGGCGGAAGGGACCGACCGGAGTGAAACTATTATGGTTGGCGGCCGGGACATCGGATTGTTTGTTGGTGGATTTACCATGACTG CAACTTGGGTAGGAGGCGGTTACATCAATGGCACCGCTGAATACGTGTACCTGCCAGGTTATGGCTTGGCATGGGCACAAGCCCCTTTTGGATACGCCCTGAGTCTAGTCGTAG GTGGCCTGTTTTTCGCCAAACCCATGCGTTCCAGAGGATATGTCACCATGCTCGACCCCTTTCAGCAGATTTATGGAAAGAGAATGGGGGGGCTGCTTTTCATACCGGCACTGATGGGAGAGATATTCTGGTCGGCAGCCATCCTGTCTGCTCTGG GAGCCACCTTGAGCGTCATCGTCGACATCAACATCAAAATGTCAGTGGTGATCTCCGCCCTCATCGCCATCTTCTACACCCTGGTAGGGGGGCTGTACTCGGTGGCCTACACTGACGTGGTGCAGCTCTTCTGTATCTTCCTGGGTCTG TGGATTAGTGTTCCGTTCGCCCTGACCAATCCCGCGGTGTCCGACATTGGCATTACTGCGGTGACACAGATCTACCAAGCACCATGGAGAGGCAGTGTGGCTAAAGAGGACACCTGGGTCTGGATTGACAACTTCTGCCTGCTG ATGTTGGGGGGGATTCCCTGGCAGGTGTATTTTCAACGGGTTCTTTCTGCCTCTTCAGCTACCTACGCCCAGGTGCTCTCCTTCCTGGCCGCCTTTGGCTGCCTCGTAATGGCCGTGCCCTCCGTTCTCATAGGGGCTATAGGGGCCTCCACAG ACTGGAACCAAACATCCTACGGCCCTGTGTCTCCCAAAGAGAAAGACGAGGCTGACATGATACTCCCCATAGTGCTTCAGCACTTGTGCCCGCCATTTGTCTCCTTCTTTGGTCTGGGGGCAGTGTCGgctgctgtgatgtcatcagccgACTCCTCCATTTTATCAGCTAGCTCCATGTTCGCCCGGAACATTTACCAGATGGCTTTCCGTCAATCG GCATCAGACAAAGAGATTGTGTGGGTCATGAGGATCACCATCTTCGTGTTTGGCGGGCTGGCCACCGTCATGGCGCTGCTTACGGGGACTGTGTACGGCCTGTGGTACCTGAGTTCCGACCTGGTCTACGTCATCATCTTCCCCCAGCTGCTCAGCGTGCTCTTTGTCAAGGGCACAAACACCTACGGCTCGGTGGCGGCCTATCTGTTTGGCATGGTGCTGCGTATCGGTGGGGGCGAGCCCTACCTCCGGCTTCCCCCTTTCATCTACTACCCAGGCTGGGTCGTCGAGGAACGCGTGCACCACTTGACCGGGCTGGTGGAGAAAGTGGTGGTCCAGAAGTTTCCGTACAAGACGGTATCCATGGTGGCTTCGTTTCTTGGCAACGTGGCGTTCTCCCACCTGGCCAAGTATCTCTTTGAGAGCGGCAAGCTGTCGCACAAGTACGACTTCCTGGACGCCGTGGTGTCCAAGGACAGCGGGGAGATCATGGACAAGACCACGCTGGTCACCCGCTCCAACAACATCGTGCTGTCAGAGCTGGCGTCCGTCAAGCCCCGCCTCAGCGTCACACTGGCCTCAACGTTCACCCGGAGGGACACGCTCCCGACCGCCatagaggacgaggaggactcCAGCCCCGACTCCCCCGACCACAAACTCGACTAA
- the arl6 gene encoding ADP-ribosylation factor-like protein 6 isoform X1 — MGLFDKLAGWLGLKKKEVNVLCLGLDNSGKTTIINQLKPSNAQAQDIVPTIGFSIEKFKTSSLSFTVFDMSGQGRYRNLWEHYYKEGQAIIFVIDSSDKLRMVVAKEELDTLFNHPDIKHRRIPILFFANKMDVRDALSSVKVSQLLCLENIKDKPWHICASDAVKGEGLQEGVDWLQEQISLSDQNDENVRS, encoded by the exons ATGGGGCTGTTTGACAAACTAGCGGGATGGCTCGGTTTAAAGAAGAAGGAGGTGAACGTATTGTGCCTGGGACTCGACAACAGTGGAAAAACAACCATCATCAATCAACTCAAACCATCCAAT GCCCAGGCACAAGACATTGTCCCAACCATTGGCTTCAGTATAGAGAAGTTCAAGACTTCAAG tctctccttcACAGTTTTTGACATGTCAGGCCAAGGCAGATACAGGAACCTGTGGGAGCACTACTACAA ggAGGGTCAAGCCATCATATTTGTCATCGACAGCAGTGACAAGTTGAGAATGGTGGTGGCCAAAGAAGAGTTGGATACACTCTTTAACCATCCAG ACATAAAGCACAGACGGATACCCATCTTGTTCTTTGCCAACAAGATGGATGTTCGAGATGCCCTGTCTTCAGTCAAAGTCTCCCAGCTACTCTGTCTGGAAAACATCAAAGACAAACCCTGGCACATCTg CGCCAGCGATGCTGTCAAAGGAGAGGGTTTACAAGAAGGAGTCGACTGGCTACAAG AGCAAATTTCACT ATCAGATCAGAACGATGAGAACGTGAGGTCATAG
- the arl6 gene encoding ADP-ribosylation factor-like protein 6 isoform X2, whose product MGLFDKLAGWLGLKKKEVNVLCLGLDNSGKTTIINQLKPSNAQAQDIVPTIGFSIEKFKTSSLSFTVFDMSGQGRYRNLWEHYYKEGQAIIFVIDSSDKLRMVVAKEELDTLFNHPDIKHRRIPILFFANKMDVRDALSSVKVSQLLCLENIKDKPWHICASDAVKGEGLQEGVDWLQDQIRTMRT is encoded by the exons ATGGGGCTGTTTGACAAACTAGCGGGATGGCTCGGTTTAAAGAAGAAGGAGGTGAACGTATTGTGCCTGGGACTCGACAACAGTGGAAAAACAACCATCATCAATCAACTCAAACCATCCAAT GCCCAGGCACAAGACATTGTCCCAACCATTGGCTTCAGTATAGAGAAGTTCAAGACTTCAAG tctctccttcACAGTTTTTGACATGTCAGGCCAAGGCAGATACAGGAACCTGTGGGAGCACTACTACAA ggAGGGTCAAGCCATCATATTTGTCATCGACAGCAGTGACAAGTTGAGAATGGTGGTGGCCAAAGAAGAGTTGGATACACTCTTTAACCATCCAG ACATAAAGCACAGACGGATACCCATCTTGTTCTTTGCCAACAAGATGGATGTTCGAGATGCCCTGTCTTCAGTCAAAGTCTCCCAGCTACTCTGTCTGGAAAACATCAAAGACAAACCCTGGCACATCTg CGCCAGCGATGCTGTCAAAGGAGAGGGTTTACAAGAAGGAGTCGACTGGCTACAAG ATCAGATCAGAACGATGAGAACGTGA